The Girardinichthys multiradiatus isolate DD_20200921_A chromosome 11, DD_fGirMul_XY1, whole genome shotgun sequence DNA window ATTGctattattttgttattgcaATACATTCAGGCTTTGCAGTGCGTAGTTTTAGATTTCATTCACTACGTGATGATTCACCACGCTTCTGTGCAAATGCCAAATCAGTGCAGAGTATTTCAGGCTGCAGAACGGTAATGATTTTGATCACGGAACAGTGTGCAATCTGATACAAtgaaagaacagaaaacagagaTTGAACAAATAAAGATATGTTACAGGTGATATTACAGCATACAGAGGCACCCCCAAATGATAATAAAACTTCTTTAGATTTGGATATGAAAATGATCTGCTGTTAATGTGAGATTTAAAAAAGAAGCTATACAGCATCTGGAATAAATTTGACTTTTGCATAAACCTTGCACTTAGAGACTTATCTGAAActaaccagaaaaaaaaggattaatCTGTTTGATTCCTTTGGTGATAATTgtacaaaaccaaacttatctttgGTATTTTAAAATTCAGTGTAGTTAGACTTTAAAAGGTCTTAGAactgtatcagaatcagaaatatttattgGCTTTTCCTTGAATGATCTAGGTTATCTTTTAAGGCCATGATTGAGGTCAAGGTTCATCTGTTTCCACCCATTACTCAGCCAGCATTAACATAGGTGCTCTAAGAGTCAAGATTTTAATAAGAAATACTTATTTTTGCATTTCTAAGCATGCACACTTAATCCCTAAGTCCTTTCACATATAAATAATTTGaagtgaatgtttttgtttagctAACATTACTTTCTATATTGaaactataataataaatatgttaGATATAATGGATAAACTCTGATGAGCTGTGGTCCCTGATGGTAGTAGGAAGGCCATCATATGAAATTGTGGTAAGCGTCAACTGGGTTCTGCATGTTgctcttaaaaataaataaataaataaataaatgaattaaacaaTTTTGTCACACATAATTGATAAAAAACACCTTCTGGTGTATTTTTTAAGGCTACATTTTAAAACTGAGTAATTTTAGCATGTTGAAAGAAGAGCTTGCCTGGCAGTAGAAAATTTGTTAATGTATAACATGTTTACAACCTTGTGATTACTGCTGATCTGTCTCATAGACATCCTGTTATTAGGTTGGTTCCCTGGAATACTGGGATGACACCACAGACGGAGGTCATGTTACACAAGTAATGAGGGCTTATAAATAGTGTCAAGGATGGTGATGAAAGAGATGGTAAAAGAAGATCTTTGATAAACTTGCACCATCCAACCTGTTTTGCATGACACATTTGAAAGATAGGTGTTGTAGCATGACAATGAGctaatgaaagaaaattggtGGAAAATAGTTACATGTTTAATGTTGTCAAGTTTGGACCAATTCCCACTCTCTACAGAATCTGGAGACAGCCTAATTTTCTGCAGAGATGTATGGTGATTGGTGTGAGTAACACTGAAATTCCAGAAATGTATCTCTGATGTGTAACAACGTGTCTGGATGTCTGGGTTGGCAGACTCTCAGGACGCCTGGGAGGACCTACAGTGCTCAGTTTGACCTGTCCAAAGATGTCCAAGTAAGAGTTTCCACCATTCTGAATGGAGAGTGCACCAACAACACAGTGATCAAAAGCAAAGAATACACTGAAGTGGTTAAGAAACCTCCCAGCACAGGTCAGCACTAATACCTGCTGTACATCTGTAATGTAAAATACAGTGATTTGCATAAATACTCAcccaccttgaactttttcacatgttgttatgttacaacaacaaactttaatgatttattttattggtcatttGTGTGACAGAACATCAGGAAGTAGTGCATAACAGGAAATGGGAAGAAAATTTCTCACCTAATATTAAACCAGGTAGGCGactcagcaaacatgtggaaggagtGCTATGGTCAGTTGAGACCAAATTTGAATTATTTGGAACACATACAAAGGGCtgacaccctgaacacaccattcccactgtgaaacatagtggtagcagcatcatgccgtggggatgcttttcttctgtagagacacggaagctggtcagagctgatggataTCGAATATAACTGAGGTTGAGCTATTTCGCAAAGAAGAATCggcaaaacaaaaatttttgttttctaaatggtCAGAGCCAGAAGAAACAGCACAAAGACCTGCAGATGTATTtaaaggtggttttacaaagtattgtgTGGCTTAACACCAGTGTTCAAACTACCTCgggaaaccatgtatcatttttatttactcatCAATTATATGATGCCTTGTGCTGATCTGTCACATAAGATCCTCcaaaatactttgaagtttgtggttggaacgTAGACTGTTTTAAGGGGTATAAAAAGCTTTGAGAAACATTTGTTGTATGCCGTTTCTATTACTGTGTCTAGGAATCTGGAATACAGAAGCCAAAGAGTTCATGTGTGTGTACCATAATATGGAGAATCTGGAGTGCACCTGGACACGCAGCCTGAAGACACCGGCCAGCTCACTGCAGAATCTATATTTCTGGTAGTTCTTTGGCTTAAAGAAGGCTAGGCAATGCAAGCTACATCAGGATGCTAGTTACCTAGATGACTACATTCCAGATATACTTCTCCCACAGGCATAAATCCCTGGAGCAGGCAGTGGAATGCCCCAGCTACATTTTGTCAGATGGAGTGAGGACAGGCTGCAACTTCACAGGAAAACCTCTTCCTGAATTCACTGACATCTACTTCTGTGTAAACGGCTCCTCCTCTGAAGGACCCTTGAAGCAAGCATTCTTCTCCATGCAGATCCAAAACCAGGGTGCGTACATGTCAGCGACCAGGCACTGTGGTGGTTTAGTATCTCGCTCTGATATTTTGTTTCTGCTAGATTGTCGAGATTAGTTTTTCCCTCTTTCTCCTTTGGTAATATTTTGTTCTTGGGTTTAATTGTTTTGCAGTGAAGGCTTCAGCTCCAGGTAAGCTATACCTGCAAACAAGTTCTGACAGGCAGCTGGAGTTTTACTGGACAAATCCTGCTGGGAGACTTCATGTGCACTGCCTCGAGTGGGAAGTGAGACACCATCATGTAGGAGCTGATGGAAAAATATCTTTGGTATGGTTTATCTGATATGCAGCTTTTGTTTAGGACTCTCTACACCAGCCTacgccttttttttttttttttaccacaaatCCTGCCAACTGAACAAGTTCTGCAGAACAAGTTCTGCAGACTTTACTTGCACCTAAAAAGATCAGCATCTGTACAAGAGAACTGCTGGTGCAGCCTCTGGTTTTTGGAAGAGTTTTTAAACATTGTCGAAGGTGTTTGATCTACTCAAAGATCCACTTAAATCTCATTAAAACTCAAATGTAGTACTTTACGTTTGGTCTATACTGAATCCCGAAAATATGTTCAAAGATGGGCCACTTTTAAGTTTTCTATAAGGActtaaaattgcatttttaaaaatacttcCCCTTGGTTCATCCCTTTCTTTTATGAAACTATTTACGTATATATTTTTCTTACTGACAGAACCACATTCACACCAAAACCCCCAGCCTGACACTGCTTTTCAGCGACAGCAGTGAGAGACACTGCTTCCAGGTTCGGTCCAGACTGAACTCATATTGTGTGGACAAAAGCTTTTGGAGCGATTGGAGCCATGAAACATGCCATCCAGGTTAGTGAATCTAAAACCTTACATACTCCCGTGACAAAACccttttagcaaaaaaaaaaaaaccccaaaaaaaaccaacaaaaaactgTGTGTAACTTGTTATAAAtattcagattaaataaattgttctAATATTAATTGATCCAGGTAAATGGAGTCCAGGCTCcttaaaaaacacagacataGTCTTTTAATTTTGGAACGAATCATACGATACAACGGATATAGACTTCAGCATTACCACCTTTATTACCGTTATCAACACAGAAAAAGAGCAATGCAAAACTTTATGTAGTGCAACTGACAAGTTAAGAATTATTTTGCCTCATGCCGCCCCTCCCAGACTGTGCTGCCCTGGAGAGAAAGCCATTTCACCAAAATCAAAAATCCCCAATAGACACCAGAAACCTTTTGACTGTGAACATTGCAAAATGACTAACTACTTAAAAATTGTGCTGCAGAACTGGAtacaatattttcaacattagGCAGAAATGTCAAACACAACAGAGATAGTTTTTGAAAAACTATGCATTAGGATACCACATCCAAGTGTGAAGTACAGCTAAACAGATGAAGAGAGATGAACTTTTTATAACCATCCAAAATCCAGAGGTTTTTACAGCTTGGTTTTTGGTTATAAGCCACACCTGCTTTAAATAGGTATTACCAGAGTGGGTGGAAGACATCAGAAGCTGCTAATCACCATGTAAAGAATATTTGCTATGACATCATGTAGTTATTTGTGCATAAATgtaatgtttgtgtttaaactACCTCCCGGGTAGGATATTCAAGAAATCTGCCAAACATCAGGATAGGAATTTGATGCTAGCACGAGCTTATTTAGGGTGATTTATTTAACAGTGAATCATAAATTTGCTTTAGTCACTTGTTTGGGTTCTGTTTTGAATTTAATATGCaaagttttgcattttttgGTGGCTCTATGTAGCAATGtagcaacaaaacaaacaaaccgaaaacacctgcaaaaatgAACGCAAAAACATGCCTGTATAAGATTTCAGACTGTGGTGGTTATGTTGTGCAGCATGTTAGAGTTGGTTGCAAACGTACATAAAACCTGTATTACATCACCCCCTACAGGTAGGTCCCTCTTCTTTTGGATGATCCAGGGAAAAATATTTGGATTTCTAAAATGtctcaaattaatattttacacaCTGTTTTCATGCTGATTTGCTCTTAGGTTTTTGTGGATAGTGTTGTCCATTAAGATGTGTATTTTTGATCAAATATAATGATATAGCTTTTTAACAAGCCCAATTTGATGTGTTTGTGTTCTAGTTTTGGAGAACGTAAAGGCCACACTGGAACCAGAACTGAATTTCGTGTCTGTCTACATCTACATTGCTGTTGCCATCATTGCCACCCTGGTGGTGTTGCTGAGTGTTTGGGCAACAATTAACATGTGAGTTTTAATACATCCACAATGGGATATTTGCACACAAACATGCTGCAATtgcagtaccttgcaaaagatTTGTTTGTGTAAATAAGTGCCAACAATAATTTGCACATATGCACTAAAAGTTgttatttacagtattttttctCTATATTTTCTAGAgagtttagatgtttttttttttttttactgtggtgGTTTTTAGCCCTGTTTTTtgctttcagtttgtttttctaagCTTAATGGCAGACATATGTCTTAtgtctgtttgtttctttttctgtgtcagtttttggggtatgtctaccAGTTTTGAACATCTAGCGACTGAaatttgctcattcttctttgcaaaataactttaaCTGAGATTGGATGGAAAACATCTGTTGGTGtcggtgttagttttccaccactcATAGAGTTTTAGAAAAAGGtcaaattttttaattttggccTTGTCTGACCAACACACCTTCATCCATGTTTCCTATCTCCTTAATGACTTTTGGAAAACTACAAACAGGACTTCTCATGGGTTTCTTCTGACGATTgccttcttcttgccactctttcaaaaaggccagatttgtggagtgcagacagattctcccatctgagctgtagatctttggtgcttctccagagttaccctaggcctcttagctgcttctctgattaatgctttccttgctCGGCCTGTCAGGTTAGGTGGTCgaccatgttttggtaggtttgcagttgtgccatacgcTTCTTTTTTTGGACGACAGGTTAAACAACGTGCCatgagatgtccaaagcttatgatgttatttttataaccaaacccctactttaaacttctccacaactttctccctgaactgtctgctgtgttccttggtcttcatgatgctctttgtcGTTCCCTACTGTTCACACAAGCTGGATTTATATAGAGATGTAATTACACTCAGATAGTCTTATTTACTACTTTCGTGACTTTTATTGATTTcatttgatttcattttaaggaaacagagtaaagggggttgaatccagatgccacatttttcagatttagaAAGTCTT harbors:
- the il13ra2 gene encoding interleukin-13 receptor subunit alpha-2 isoform X1, whose protein sequence is MANRSGGLPLLMLIFITWRDSMRCCAVTADPPEDLAILDPGRLGRLEITWSPPSSLMSITTCLLQYQLEYFNTYKNRWETLRTPGRTYSAQFDLSKDVQVRVSTILNGECTNNTVIKSKEYTEVVKKPPSTGIWNTEAKEFMCVYHNMENLECTWTRSLKTPASSLQNLYFWHKSLEQAVECPSYILSDGVRTGCNFTGKPLPEFTDIYFCVNGSSSEGPLKQAFFSMQIQNQVKASAPGKLYLQTSSDRQLEFYWTNPAGRLHVHCLEWEVRHHHVGADGKISLNHIHTKTPSLTLLFSDSSERHCFQVRSRLNSYCVDKSFWSDWSHETCHPVLENVKATLEPELNFVSVYIYIAVAIIATLVVLLSVWATINMRRAGLEKKVDSLLPKLLTKHFTQGVSKIYSSKKIWTDVII
- the il13ra2 gene encoding interleukin-13 receptor subunit alpha-2 isoform X2; the encoded protein is MLTPALRYILPMANRSGGLPLLMLIFITWRDSMRCCAVTADPPEDLAILDPGRLGRLEITWSPPSSLMSITTCLLQYQLEYFNTYKNRWETLRTPGRTYSAQFDLSKDVQVRVSTILNGECTNNTVIKSKEYTEVVKKPPSTGIWNTEAKEFMCVYHNMENLECTWTRSLKTPASSLQNLYFWHKSLEQAVECPSYILSDGVRTGCNFTGKPLPEFTDIYFCVNGSSSEGPLKQAFFSMQIQNQVKASAPGKLYLQTSSDRQLEFYWTNPAGRLHVHCLEWEVRHHHVGADGKISLNHIHTKTPSLTLLFSDSSERHCFQVRSRLNSYCVDKSFWSDWSHETCHPVLENVKATLEPELNFVSVYIYIAVAIIATLVVLLSVWATINMRRAGLEKKVDSLLPKLLTKHFTQGVSKIYSSKKIWTDVII